One genomic segment of Ignavibacteriota bacterium includes these proteins:
- a CDS encoding nucleotidyltransferase family protein: MKKDIQYILSILKNVEPIIKEKFNVNKIEVFGSYIRNKQNQKSDVDILVTFLKTPSLLKFIELENYLSDELEIKVDLVMKNSLKPRLRHSILNNSIPI; the protein is encoded by the coding sequence ATGAAAAAAGACATTCAATATATACTTAGTATTTTAAAAAATGTTGAACCAATTATAAAAGAAAAATTCAATGTTAATAAAATTGAAGTTTTTGGTTCTTATATAAGAAATAAACAAAATCAAAAAAGCGACGTTGATATTTTGGTGACATTTTTAAAGACGCCAAGTTTATTAAAATTTATTGAACTTGAAAATTATCTTTCAGATGAATTAGAAATCAAAGTCGATTTGGTTATGAAAAATTCTTTGAAACCAAGACTTAGACATTCAATTCTTAATAATTCAATCCCAATATGA
- a CDS encoding DUF86 domain-containing protein, giving the protein MSIDRDFIQYLNDMLESTSKGILFIKGLTINEFRKDEKTQFAVIRAIEIVGEASKKVPKEIKNNFSEIPWREISGMRDKLIHDYFGVNVDVVWKTAKKDLPTLKKLLAKIVKELDK; this is encoded by the coding sequence ATGAGTATCGATAGAGATTTCATACAATATCTAAATGATATGCTTGAATCAACAAGTAAAGGAATTCTATTTATAAAAGGATTAACAATAAACGAATTTAGGAAAGATGAAAAAACACAATTTGCAGTAATTCGCGCAATTGAAATTGTTGGGGAAGCAAGCAAAAAAGTACCGAAAGAAATAAAGAATAATTTTTCAGAAATTCCATGGCGAGAAATAAGTGGAATGCGAGATAAACTTATTCACGATTATTTTGGTGTAAACGTTGATGTTGTTTGGAAAACTGCTAAAAAAGATTTACCTACCTTAAAAAAATTACTTGCAAAAATTGTCAAAGAATTAGATAAATAA